A window of the Victivallis lenta genome harbors these coding sequences:
- a CDS encoding MBL fold metallo-hydrolase gives MKIATVPTGLLETNCYLVRPDDSRTLYVIDPGADARDIADRAAEFDYDRVAVLLTHAHVDHISGLGELCRLLRPAYVYLRGPDQAFYASPENSLPPYLPAAKDLPAVTGSTEDSDFKVIPLPGHTPGGSGFLFRGDPPALFVGDTIFAGSVGRTDLPGGDTATLLDSIRTQLLTLPDEVELYPGHGPATTVGRERKNNPYIRNSNYDQW, from the coding sequence ATGAAGATCGCCACAGTCCCGACCGGACTGCTTGAAACCAACTGTTACCTGGTCCGGCCGGACGACAGCCGGACGCTCTATGTCATCGACCCCGGCGCCGACGCCCGCGACATTGCGGACCGGGCGGCGGAATTCGATTACGACCGCGTCGCGGTCCTGCTGACCCATGCGCATGTGGACCATATCTCGGGGCTCGGGGAGCTCTGCCGGCTGCTGCGGCCGGCTTATGTTTACCTGCGCGGTCCGGACCAGGCGTTCTATGCGAGCCCGGAAAATTCCCTGCCGCCCTATCTGCCCGCCGCGAAGGATCTGCCGGCGGTGACCGGCAGCACGGAAGATTCCGATTTCAAAGTCATCCCGCTGCCGGGGCATACGCCGGGCGGCAGCGGTTTCCTGTTCCGGGGCGACCCTCCGGCGCTGTTCGTCGGGGATACGATCTTCGCCGGCAGCGTCGGCAGGACCGATCTTCCCGGCGGCGATACCGCGACTCTGCTCGATTCGATCCGCACGCAGCTGCTGACGCTGCCGGACGAGGTCGAACTCTATCCGGGCCACGGTCCGGCGACCACGGTCGGGCGGGAACGCAAAAACAATCCATACATACGGAATTCAAATTATGACCAATGGTGA
- a CDS encoding dihydroorotate dehydrogenase electron transfer subunit — MTNGEIIENRRLKGDYFLVRFFAPEISRKARAGQFVHVRINRHGDRILRRPFSIHNCEGDVLSVVYKVVGHGTRELSELAPEAVCDLMGPLGVAFTDPAPGVTPVLVAGGYGAAATYLLTKQAPQRGIFLLGARGEADILLTDEYRKAGYDVRVATNDGSLGYRGFVTGLVEQLLDEQPDGNFFFYGCGPHPMLMALAKLLREKRQPGELSIDHLMCCGVGACFACVVKIKADTPEGWTYARACVDGPVFNLDSVYVE; from the coding sequence ATGACCAATGGTGAAATCATTGAAAACCGGCGGTTGAAGGGGGACTACTTTCTGGTCCGCTTCTTCGCGCCGGAAATCAGCCGCAAGGCGCGGGCAGGGCAGTTCGTGCATGTCCGGATCAACCGCCACGGCGACCGCATTCTGCGCCGTCCGTTCAGCATCCACAACTGCGAGGGGGACGTTCTCAGCGTGGTCTACAAGGTCGTCGGCCACGGGACGCGGGAGCTTTCGGAGCTCGCGCCGGAAGCGGTCTGCGACCTCATGGGGCCGCTCGGCGTCGCTTTTACGGACCCGGCTCCGGGCGTCACTCCGGTGCTGGTCGCCGGCGGTTACGGCGCCGCGGCGACCTATCTGCTGACGAAGCAGGCTCCGCAGCGCGGCATTTTCCTGCTCGGCGCGCGCGGCGAGGCGGACATCCTGCTGACCGACGAGTACCGGAAAGCCGGCTATGACGTCCGTGTCGCGACCAACGACGGTTCGCTCGGCTATCGCGGTTTCGTGACCGGGCTTGTGGAACAGCTGCTCGACGAGCAGCCGGACGGGAATTTTTTCTTCTACGGCTGCGGGCCGCACCCGATGCTGATGGCGCTTGCGAAGCTGTTGCGGGAGAAGCGGCAGCCGGGCGAGCTCTCGATCGATCATCTGATGTGCTGCGGGGTCGGTGCCTGCTTCGCCTGCGTGGTGAAGATCAAGGCCGACACCCCGGAAGGCTGGACCTACGCGCGGGCCTGTGTCGACGGCCCCGTATTCAATCTCGACTCGGTATATGTGGAGTAA
- a CDS encoding dihydroorotate dehydrogenase, with protein MADLTCNLGKLTLKNPVMTASGTFGYGYEYHRYYDISQLGAVVVKGIRMEPSPGNPTPRVAEVTGGMLNAIGLQGPGVEKFLHGEHYLPFLRSVHATTVVNIWGKTIQEYGEVAARLDAESDGIAALEINISCPNVKAGGVAFGTDLKLAHEVVSLVRAQTKLPLMTKLSPNVTCIADFARAAVDAGSDMISLINTIPGMSIDIETRRPRIANRTGGFSGPALKPIAVRMVYDVAHAVKVPVIGMGGIMTGDDAVEFLLAGASAVAVGTANFVDPCAAPKVIEGINAYLDRHGVKSVSEIVGALR; from the coding sequence ATGGCGGATCTGACCTGTAATCTCGGTAAACTCACGCTGAAGAATCCGGTGATGACCGCATCGGGAACCTTCGGTTACGGCTATGAATATCACCGGTACTACGATATTTCGCAGCTCGGCGCGGTGGTCGTCAAGGGCATCCGCATGGAGCCGTCTCCGGGGAATCCGACTCCGCGCGTGGCCGAAGTGACCGGCGGCATGCTCAATGCGATCGGCCTGCAGGGGCCCGGCGTCGAGAAATTCCTGCACGGCGAGCACTATCTGCCCTTTCTCCGCAGCGTCCATGCGACGACGGTGGTGAATATCTGGGGCAAGACGATTCAGGAATACGGCGAGGTCGCCGCGCGGCTTGACGCCGAGAGCGACGGGATCGCCGCGCTGGAAATCAACATCTCCTGCCCGAACGTGAAAGCAGGCGGCGTCGCTTTCGGCACGGATCTCAAGCTGGCGCACGAGGTCGTTTCGCTGGTCCGTGCGCAGACGAAGCTGCCGCTGATGACGAAGCTCAGCCCGAATGTGACCTGCATTGCGGATTTCGCGCGGGCGGCGGTCGATGCCGGCAGCGACATGATTTCGCTGATCAATACGATCCCGGGCATGTCGATCGATATCGAGACGCGGCGGCCGCGCATCGCGAACCGGACCGGCGGATTTTCGGGACCGGCGCTGAAGCCGATCGCCGTGCGGATGGTTTATGACGTCGCACATGCCGTGAAGGTCCCGGTGATCGGCATGGGCGGAATCATGACCGGCGACGATGCCGTGGAGTTTCTGCTGGCCGGTGCGAGCGCGGTGGCGGTCGGAACCGCGAATTTCGTCGACCCCTGCGCGGCGCCGAAGGTGATCGAAGGAATCAATGCGTATCTGGACCGGCACGGCGTCAAATCCGTGTCGGAGATCGTCGGCGCGCTCCGGTAA